The window ACCTAAGCATCAGTACCCTGCAGGGAAACAGCCTAAGCCCCCGCAGAGTATCCGCCACCCAATGGGACATCAGCAGCCTGCCTGCCGGCTTCTATGTAGCCAGGGTAATGGTTTCCGGCAAAAGTTATCACCTTAAGTTTATGAAGAGGTAAATTAAAAAGGCAACCCGCCCGGGTTGCCTTTTTAATTTAATTATGCCACCTCATGGCCCATGGCAGCTTCCAGGATCTGGAACCACTGCTCACGACTTAACTCAACAGACAGGGCATCAACAGATCTTTTTAGATGCTCTATGTTGCCGGTTCCAACTATTGGAATAGGCCTGCTGGGGTGCTTCAGGATCCAGGCAATGGCCAGCTTATCTATGCCATCAACGCCGGTTTCCCTGGCAATTGCTTCCAGCTTAAGTTTCAGGCGTACCCCACGCTCATCCTGGGGCTGCAGCAGGTTGCCCCCCGCCAGCGGCGACCAGGCCATAGGTCTGATGCGCTCTTTCAGGAAAAAATCCATGTTGCCGTTTTCAAAATGCTCCAGCCGGTAAGGCGATAGTTCAACCTGGTTGGTGATGAGCCTGCCCCCCATGTAGGCATCAAGCATCTGGTATTGCATGGGTGTAAAATTAGATACTCCAAAGTGCCGCACCTTGCCCGCCTGCTTCAGTTCGTCAAAGGCACGGGCTGTTTCGGCAGGGTCCATAAGCGGATCGGGACGGTGAATCAGCAGCAGGTCTACATAATCGGTGTGCAGGTTTTGCAGCGATTGCTCCACACTCTGCATGATGTGTGCATAGCTGGTATCGTAGTGTTTTACCTTGCGATCGGGAAATTTCTGTGAGCGCAACATAATACCGCATTTGGTTACCAGCTGCATTTGATCCCGCAGGTGTGGCTGATTTTTCAGCACCTTTCCAAATTCGGCTTCACAGCCATAGTCACCATAGATGTCGGCATGGTCGAAGGTCGTAATGCCCATAGAAAGGGCTTCTTCAACATAGGCTTGCACTTCACTGGCGGGTATAGACCAGTCGATGAGCCGCCAGAGGCCCAGTACAAGGGGAGACATCTGCAGGTTTTCTGTTAGCTTGGTTGGTTGCATGGTTTTGCAATAAAGAACTTTAAAAATAACGTTTGTCTGCCCCCATTCTGTTTCAGCGATAGATTTAATTTACAGCAGGCAAGGCTTAGAAGTTGACAAATTGGGCCATAGCAGCGAATTTTCCAAAAAGAAAAGCAGCCCTGTATTAAATCCGCAGCACCAGGTTCAGGGCATCGTCCAATACATTCAGTTTTGCAGAATTACCTGTTGCCAGTTGTCCGATTTTATTTTCCAGCCCCAGCAGCCTGGCAGGTATCTCTGTAGCCCCTCTGATGGCCTCCGGCAGCGATATTCCCACTGATGTTACACAATGCCGCAGGGCATCGTGCAGGGCAATGGAGGAGCCGGCCAGGTTGCCTTCGGCGGTATAAAACTGCCCGTTCTTTTTATAGATCGTAGTCTCTTCAAAAGTAATCACATCCTGCTCCAGGCCAATGAAGGAAGCATCGGAAA of the Flammeovirgaceae bacterium 311 genome contains:
- a CDS encoding putative aldo-keto reductase YcsN (COG4989 Predicted oxidoreductase); amino-acid sequence: MQPTKLTENLQMSPLVLGLWRLIDWSIPASEVQAYVEEALSMGITTFDHADIYGDYGCEAEFGKVLKNQPHLRDQMQLVTKCGIMLRSQKFPDRKVKHYDTSYAHIMQSVEQSLQNLHTDYVDLLLIHRPDPLMDPAETARAFDELKQAGKVRHFGVSNFTPMQYQMLDAYMGGRLITNQVELSPYRLEHFENGNMDFFLKERIRPMAWSPLAGGNLLQPQDERGVRLKLKLEAIARETGVDGIDKLAIAWILKHPSRPIPIVGTGNIEHLKRSVDALSVELSREQWFQILEAAMGHEVA